In one Agathobacter rectalis ATCC 33656 genomic region, the following are encoded:
- a CDS encoding sulfate ABC transporter substrate-binding protein encodes MRNIHKYTAAMLSAVMVVSLFLTGCSGKKDDGTVTITNVSYDPTREFYEKYNKIFESYYESEHGKRINVIQSHGGSGAQARSVVEGCNADVVTLALEHDIDLIQNTGLIEKGWIDEFPKSSAPYTSTIVFLVRKGNPKHISDWDDLVKKNVDVITPDPKSSGGACWNFLAALSYAKTNYDSQKEQKTFMRKLYENVTIMDSGARGSTTTFVENGQGDVLIAWENEALTTMDSYPGKYEIVNPSVSILAQPSVAIVDDNAKSNGTEAASKEYLQYLYSDEAQRLIGESGYRPTNQDILNQFSDKFDLNIRLWSIDDYGGWDEAYKTYFDDGAMFDEIYGN; translated from the coding sequence ATGAGAAATATACATAAATACACGGCAGCCATGCTGTCAGCGGTGATGGTGGTGTCACTTTTTCTGACAGGCTGCTCAGGTAAGAAGGATGATGGCACAGTCACCATAACGAATGTGTCATATGATCCGACACGAGAGTTTTACGAAAAATACAACAAAATATTCGAGTCTTACTATGAGAGCGAGCATGGCAAAAGGATAAATGTGATTCAGTCACATGGCGGCTCGGGAGCGCAGGCTCGTTCGGTTGTGGAGGGCTGTAATGCAGATGTTGTCACACTGGCACTCGAGCATGACATAGACCTGATACAAAATACCGGCTTAATTGAAAAGGGCTGGATTGATGAATTTCCAAAAAGCTCTGCACCGTACACATCAACCATCGTTTTTCTTGTAAGAAAGGGCAATCCAAAGCATATAAGCGACTGGGATGACCTGGTGAAAAAGAATGTGGATGTGATTACACCGGATCCAAAGAGCAGTGGCGGAGCCTGCTGGAATTTCCTTGCGGCGCTAAGCTATGCGAAGACAAACTATGACAGCCAAAAGGAACAGAAAACGTTTATGAGAAAGCTGTATGAAAATGTCACAATTATGGACTCAGGTGCGAGAGGCTCAACAACCACATTTGTGGAAAACGGTCAGGGAGATGTGCTTATAGCGTGGGAAAACGAGGCACTTACGACCATGGATTCATATCCGGGTAAGTATGAGATAGTGAATCCGTCAGTCAGCATCTTAGCGCAGCCGTCTGTTGCCATTGTGGATGATAATGCAAAGAGCAATGGAACAGAAGCTGCGAGTAAAGAGTACTTACAGTATCTCTACAGCGATGAGGCACAGAGGCTGATTGGAGAGAGTGGCTACAGACCAACCAATCAGGACATATTAAATCAGTTTTCCGACAAGTTTGATTTGAATATCAGGCTTTGGAGCATAGATGATTACGGCGGATGGGATGAAGCCTACAAGACATATTTCGATGATGGAGCAATGTTCGATGAAATTTACGGCAACTGA
- the cysK gene encoding cysteine synthase A, translated as MAKIAKQLTELIGHTPLLELTNYEKALGLEAKIIAKLEYFNPLGSVKDRVAAAMIEQGIKDGKINQDTIIIEPTSGNTGIGLAFVAASKGLHLILIMPDTMSVERRKIVTALGAEIKLTPGREGMKGAIDEAQRLKEHYGNAFIPQQFENQANPDIHRATTAQEIWEDTDGKVDIFVSSVGTGGTCTGTGLGLRDHNPDVRIVAVEPKSSPVLSGGRPGPHKIQGIGAGFIPKVMRMDIVDEVIPVENEAAFDKAREVAKSDGLLVGISSGAAIYAATELAKRTENKGKNIVVLLPDTGERYLSTQLFTVN; from the coding sequence ATGGCAAAAATTGCAAAGCAGCTCACAGAGCTGATAGGTCACACTCCGCTTCTGGAGCTGACCAACTATGAAAAAGCCCTTGGGCTTGAAGCAAAAATCATAGCAAAGCTGGAGTATTTCAATCCACTTGGAAGTGTAAAGGACAGGGTGGCGGCAGCTATGATAGAACAGGGCATAAAGGATGGAAAGATAAATCAGGACACAATAATCATAGAGCCGACAAGTGGCAATACCGGAATCGGACTTGCATTTGTGGCAGCCTCAAAGGGGCTTCACCTGATACTTATCATGCCTGATACCATGAGCGTTGAGAGAAGAAAAATCGTCACAGCGCTTGGCGCAGAGATAAAGCTCACACCGGGGCGTGAGGGCATGAAGGGTGCAATCGATGAGGCGCAGAGACTTAAAGAGCATTATGGCAATGCCTTTATTCCACAGCAGTTTGAGAATCAGGCCAATCCGGATATCCACAGAGCTACAACCGCTCAGGAAATCTGGGAGGATACAGATGGAAAGGTAGATATCTTTGTATCATCTGTCGGAACAGGCGGCACATGTACAGGCACCGGGCTTGGATTAAGAGACCATAATCCTGATGTAAGGATAGTAGCTGTTGAACCAAAGAGCTCACCGGTACTCTCAGGTGGAAGACCGGGGCCTCACAAGATACAGGGAATCGGTGCAGGCTTTATTCCAAAGGTCATGCGCATGGATATAGTGGATGAGGTGATTCCGGTTGAGAATGAGGCAGCCTTTGACAAGGCAAGAGAGGTTGCAAAGAGCGACGGACTTCTCGTCGGCATATCCTCAGGAGCAGCAATATATGCGGCAACAGAGCTTGCAAAGAGGACTGAGAACAAAGGAAAGAATATCGTGGTGCTGCTTCCGGATACAGGCGAGAGATACCTGTCCACACAGCTTTTTACAGTAAACTAA
- the cysT gene encoding sulfate ABC transporter permease subunit CysT — MKFTATDKTAKKKTKSKNIKTRVIPGYHLSLGIVVTMLSVIVLIPLASVLVYSLKISPGDFVALIMKENVRNAFITSITSSFIAAIINVVFGLIVAWTLVKYDFPGKWLLDGLIELPFALPTAVAGITLSKLYSGTGFFGKGLSKLGIDVAYTQAGIVVALVFVGIPFVIRAVQPVLEKMDNTYEEAAYMLGATPSKTFFKVILPELRPALLTGFGLAFARGIGEYGSVIYISGNSAKHRTQVVSYVIMQKLGYIDYASATAIALVMLVISFLLLLFVNIVQVKQSQRTNLL; from the coding sequence ATGAAATTTACGGCAACTGATAAAACAGCAAAAAAGAAAACTAAATCAAAGAACATAAAGACCAGAGTTATACCGGGCTACCATCTTTCGCTTGGGATAGTGGTCACGATGCTTTCAGTCATCGTACTCATTCCGCTGGCATCAGTGCTTGTGTATTCGCTAAAGATATCACCCGGTGATTTTGTGGCACTTATCATGAAGGAGAATGTGAGGAATGCCTTTATCACAAGCATCACCTCGTCATTTATCGCAGCGATTATAAATGTGGTATTTGGACTCATCGTCGCATGGACACTTGTGAAGTACGATTTCCCCGGAAAATGGCTGCTTGACGGACTCATAGAGCTTCCGTTTGCACTGCCGACAGCGGTTGCGGGCATCACGCTCTCAAAGCTTTACTCGGGCACAGGCTTTTTTGGCAAGGGCTTAAGTAAGCTTGGAATAGATGTGGCTTACACACAGGCAGGAATAGTTGTGGCACTGGTTTTTGTAGGTATTCCCTTCGTGATCAGAGCAGTTCAGCCGGTACTGGAAAAGATGGATAATACATATGAGGAGGCAGCATATATGCTTGGTGCCACACCCTCTAAGACCTTTTTTAAGGTAATACTTCCGGAGCTTCGTCCGGCACTCTTAACAGGCTTTGGTCTTGCATTTGCCAGAGGCATAGGAGAGTACGGAAGCGTTATCTACATATCAGGCAACAGCGCAAAACACAGGACACAGGTGGTATCCTACGTCATCATGCAGAAGCTTGGCTATATAGATTATGCCAGCGCGACTGCCATAGCACTTGTGATGCTTGTCATATCATTTTTACTGCTGTTATTTGTAAACATAGTGCAGGTTAAACAGTCACAGCGCACTAATTTGTTGTAG